Within Xanthomonas oryzae pv. oryzae, the genomic segment GTCTCACCGGCACCATCGGCGGGCTGCGTCCGGGCGGCGTGTCGGGATTTCATGTGCACGAACGCGGCGATTGCAGCGCGGCCGATGCGAGCAGTGCCGGCGCGCATTTCAATCCGAGCGGTACGCCGCACGGGCGTGCCGGGAGCGGTCCGCACAATCTGGGCGACATGGACAATCTGCGTGCCGACGCCGAAGGGGTAGTGCATCTGGACATGATTCTGTCGGGCATCAGCCTGGGCGACGGCGCGCCGAGCGACGTGGTCGGCAGGTCGCTGATCGTGCATGCCGACGCCGACGACTATCGCAGCCAGCCCAGCGGCAATGCCGGCGTGCGTCTGGCCTGCGGCGTCATTCGTGTCGCCAAACGGGGCACGCCCCCTTCGCAGCCCTGAGTCAGGGCGTCAATGGCTGCAACTGCGGCCCTTCTTCAGGAGTACTCCATGCGAATTCTTCCGCCGCCCCCTGTTTCTGGCCACTGCTCTGGTGCTGACCGCCTGCAAGCGCGACGAGCCGGCACCGGCCGACCCGGCACCCGCCCCGCAGGCCAGCACGCCGGCCGAAGCGGCGCACGGCGGCGAACATGCCGCCTCCATGGTCACCGAAGCGGCGGCCACTACCACCGCAACCGCCGAGCTTAAGCCGACCAAGGGGAATGACGTCAAAGGCACGGTGACCTTCAAAACTGTCGATGGCGCATTGCGTGTCACCGGCCAGCTGAGCGGCCTCAAGCCCAACACCGAGCACGGCTTCCATATTCACGAAAAGGGCGATTGCAGCGCACCGGACGGCAGCAGCGCCGGCGGCCACTTCAACCCGTCCCAGTCCGATCACGGCAACGTCAGCGCCGAACCGCATCACGGCGGCGACATGCTCAACATCAAGTCCGATGCGCAGGGCAACGTCACAATCGACGGCCCGGTGTCCAGCAACGTCAATCTCGCTAAGGCCAACCAGTTCGATATCGCCGGCCACGCGGTGATCGTGCATGCCGATGCGGACGATTACAAAACCCAGCCCACCGGCAACGCTGGCGGCCGTCTGGCCTGTGGCGTGATCACCACCGACAACGCGCAGGCGGCGACACGTTACTCATAAGTCAGAAATATAGGCGACACTTGGATGCCTGAAGAACGAGCGCACCAATTCTGGTCGAGCTGCAATGTCGGACAACTGATCATGCACCCGATCGGCCAGCTTCTCGCCACTGCGCAGCGGGCGCCACGCCACGCCCGTGCGCTTGGTGTAGCTCCACACCAACTCGTCGGGATTCAAGTCCGGTGCGTAACCCGGCAGGAAATGCAGCGTCAGCCTGCCCTTCAGGCTGTCCACGTCATCGCGCACGCCACGGGTCTTGTGAGCAGGCAAACCATCACCTGATTAGCACGCACTTTCAGCGGTGAACAGGGTGACATCACGCAGGGCCCGCTCGGACCACGGCTTGCTGGCGGCTGCGGCGGCCAGCAAGCTGGGCACCAGCCGGGTCAGATCGAAACGGCGGTTGAACCGCCACATCGTCTCTGCCAGGTAGCGCTGGGCGTATTTGGCGAATTTGAAGGCGTGATAGGCACCGTCCAGCAAACGCTTTAGGTTGGACAACACCACGTTGACCCAGCGTGCGTTCTCTGCCTCGCAGCGACTTCGACCGCTGCCTTCGATCACGGTGTGCGCGTGCTCGGCTTCCAGTGCTCGAAACGCACCGAGTCCATCACTGTAGACATCTGCTCCAGGATGCAGGCGTTGCCCGATCCATTCCGACAGCGCCGCCTTGGTGAAGCCTGGGACCGGATCCATCACCGCGCGCAATGGACGACCGTCTTCAGTGGTCTCCACGGCGATCACGAAAGGGCGCTTGTTCTCCGAGCCGCGCCCGGCCTTGCCACCGTTGCGTTCTCCGCCCAGGTAGGCATCCTCCAGTTGCACGATCCCGCCCAACTTGCGGTTCGCCTCGCGTTGGGTCATGGCCTGCATCAGCTTGTGCTTCATTGGCCACGCTGTCGGGTAGCTCACTCCCAGGTGTCGCATCAACTCCAGCGCCGACAGGTTCGTCTTGCTCTGGCCCAGCAGATACATGCCAAGCAGCCAGGTGCGTAGCGGCAGCTTGCTGTTGTCCATCACCGTGCCCGAGCGCAGGCTGGTCTGGCGATAGCAGGCCGTGCACTGCCAGTACGTGGTGCCGTGACGCTGGAATCGACTGTGCGCGGTAGCGGCGCAACGCGGACAAACAAAGCCCTGTGGCCAGCGCGAGATCTCCAACGCCTGCTCGCACTGCTGCTCGTTGCCATAGCGCTTGAGGAACGCCGGCAACGACAGCCCGGCTTGGAACTGCACACGATTCATGGCCATGATCTGGTCTCGGTGGA encodes:
- a CDS encoding superoxide dismutase family protein, with the protein product MRYRSPTIVALTALALAACSSTPAPPKAPPPPAARVVPSRSVQQAEAVLASASGSLVSGRVVLVPALQGIRLTGTIGGLRPGGVSGFHVHERGDCSAADASSAGAHFNPSGTPHGRAGSGPHNLGDMDNLRADAEGVVHLDMILSGISLGDGAPSDVVGRSLIVHADADDYRSQPSGNAGVRLACGVIRVAKRGTPPSQP
- a CDS encoding IS1595-like element ISXo5 family transposase, giving the protein MAMNRVQFQAGLSLPAFLKRYGNEQQCEQALEISRWPQGFVCPRCAATAHSRFQRHGTTYWQCTACYRQTSLRSGTVMDNSKLPLRTWLLGMYLLGQSKTNLSALELMRHLGVSYPTAWPMKHKLMQAMTQREANRKLGGIVQLEDAYLGGERNGGKAGRGSENKRPFVIAVETTEDGRPLRAVMDPVPGFTKAALSEWIGQRLHPGADVYSDGLGAFRALEAEHAHTVIEGSGRSRCEAENARWVNVVLSNLKRLLDGAYHAFKFAKYAQRYLAETMWRFNRRFDLTRLVPSLLAAAAASKPWSERALRDVTLFTAESAC